The Acidimicrobiales bacterium genome window below encodes:
- a CDS encoding bifunctional nuclease family protein, with amino-acid sequence MVEVRLSAVRVDLQSNTPVLLLTEADGLGRTLPIFIGAPEATAIAFAIQGVATPRPMTHDLLRDVVEALGASLERVVITELRSATYFAELQLKRGDATLNVSSRPSDAVALAVRTGSPLYVADDLMDSEGILLPTDDEDEDGDPSTPDELVGEFRQFLDTVRPEDFSS; translated from the coding sequence ATGGTCGAGGTGCGGCTGAGCGCTGTGCGGGTGGACCTCCAGTCCAACACGCCTGTCCTCCTGCTCACCGAGGCGGACGGGCTCGGCAGGACGCTGCCGATCTTCATCGGCGCGCCCGAGGCGACCGCCATCGCGTTCGCCATCCAGGGTGTCGCCACACCCCGGCCGATGACCCACGACCTGCTGCGCGACGTGGTCGAGGCACTGGGCGCGAGCCTCGAGCGCGTGGTCATCACGGAGCTGCGCTCCGCCACGTACTTCGCCGAGCTCCAGCTCAAGCGCGGCGACGCCACGCTGAACGTGTCGAGCCGACCGTCGGACGCCGTCGCGCTGGCCGTGCGCACCGGGAGCCCCCTGTACGTGGCCGACGACCTCATGGACTCCGAGGGGATCCTGTTGCCCACCGACGACGAGGACGAGGACGGCGACCCGTCCACCCCCGACGAGCTGGTGGGCGAGTTCCGCCAGTTCCTCGACACGGTCCGCCCCGAGGACTTCAGCTCCTGA
- the hpt gene encoding hypoxanthine phosphoribosyltransferase — protein sequence MSGPGGARILYDSRELAGGVARLGRELSDAYPDGVLLVAVLKGSILFLADLARQVTVPCEVDFLAISTYTEGTGRVRIVKDLDHDVHGRHVVLVEDIVDTGLTCTYVLGELGRRGPASLEVCTLFDRRTRRIVPVPLRFTGFEVADDLLLGYGLDLAGRYRNLPFVAAGDPRALETDPDAHVVTLYGR from the coding sequence GTGAGTGGGCCCGGCGGCGCTCGGATCCTGTACGACAGCCGGGAGCTGGCCGGAGGAGTCGCCCGCTTGGGCCGGGAGCTGTCCGACGCCTATCCCGACGGGGTCCTCCTGGTGGCGGTGCTGAAGGGGAGCATCCTCTTCCTGGCGGACCTGGCCCGCCAGGTCACGGTCCCCTGTGAGGTGGACTTCCTCGCCATCTCCACCTACACCGAGGGCACCGGCCGCGTGCGGATCGTCAAGGACCTCGACCACGACGTCCACGGCCGCCACGTGGTCCTGGTGGAGGACATCGTGGACACCGGCCTCACCTGCACCTACGTGCTGGGGGAGCTGGGGCGCCGGGGCCCGGCGTCGCTCGAGGTGTGCACGTTGTTCGACCGCCGGACGCGGCGGATCGTGCCCGTCCCGCTGCGCTTCACCGGGTTCGAGGTCGCCGACGACCTGCTCCTCGGGTACGGGCTCGACCTCGCAGGCCGTTACCGCAACCTTCCGTTCGTCGCCGCCGGGGACCCCCGGGCCCTCGAAACCGACCCCGACGCGCATGTTGTCACCCTCTACGGGCGGTAA
- a CDS encoding MerR family transcriptional regulator, which yields MSGRTYLSIGDVLALLRQEFPDVTISKIRFLESQGLVDPERTPSGYRKFYDHDVERLRWVLRQQREHFLPLKVIKGRLEQEVTGDGNGCGADPVGTERGPAERTAPVLVGRAAGARSLASAPASTSAPTPASTPASAATPASAPTPAGTAASATTTTAPPASGGAARGVPAGAGATGTAGASVAAPPTTGARASVSHDASGGARAGSPRPAAPGRVAGAKGLAGAGAGGGGPAGAAPGPSPTPPARGATGAAPAGVGEAAVPTLSGSSMTVDELAQASGMDVPAVQQLESFGLVSGRVVGGVVYYEEDALAVARLAAGFARYGVEARHLRLHKHAAEREAGFIEQIVLPLLKQRNPEARHRAHDAVAELSRLGQGLREVLLRTTLRDQLGG from the coding sequence GTGAGCGGCCGGACGTACCTGTCGATCGGCGACGTGCTGGCGCTGCTCCGTCAGGAGTTCCCCGACGTCACCATCTCCAAGATCCGCTTCCTCGAGAGCCAGGGGCTCGTCGACCCCGAGCGCACGCCGTCGGGGTACCGGAAGTTCTACGACCACGACGTCGAGCGCTTGCGGTGGGTGCTGCGCCAGCAGCGAGAGCACTTCCTGCCGCTGAAGGTGATCAAGGGCCGGCTCGAGCAGGAGGTGACCGGCGACGGCAACGGGTGTGGCGCCGACCCGGTCGGCACCGAGCGGGGCCCGGCCGAGCGCACCGCGCCGGTCCTCGTCGGCCGGGCGGCCGGCGCGCGATCCCTCGCTTCGGCCCCGGCGTCGACTTCGGCCCCGACTCCGGCTTCGACTCCGGCTTCGGCCGCGACCCCGGCTTCGGCCCCGACTCCGGCCGGCACGGCCGCCTCCGCGACGACCACGACGGCGCCGCCGGCGTCGGGGGGCGCTGCTCGTGGCGTCCCGGCCGGCGCCGGCGCCACGGGCACCGCCGGCGCCTCCGTGGCGGCTCCTCCGACCACCGGGGCGCGGGCCTCGGTGTCGCACGACGCGTCGGGGGGCGCCCGGGCCGGGTCGCCGCGCCCCGCCGCCCCCGGCCGGGTGGCCGGCGCCAAAGGTCTCGCCGGCGCGGGTGCCGGCGGCGGCGGTCCGGCGGGAGCCGCGCCGGGGCCGTCACCGACCCCGCCCGCACGGGGGGCCACCGGCGCCGCGCCTGCGGGGGTGGGGGAGGCGGCCGTGCCGACGCTGTCGGGCTCGAGCATGACCGTGGACGAGCTCGCCCAGGCGAGCGGTATGGACGTGCCGGCGGTGCAGCAGCTGGAGTCCTTCGGGCTGGTGAGCGGGCGCGTCGTCGGCGGGGTCGTCTATTACGAAGAGGACGCGCTGGCGGTGGCCCGCCTGGCCGCGGGCTTCGCGCGCTACGGGGTCGAGGCGCGGCACCTGCGGTTGCACAAGCACGCCGCCGAGCGCGAGGCGGGCTTCATCGAGCAGATCGTCCTGCCGCTGTTGAAGCAGCGGAACCCCGAGGCGCGTCACCGGGCCCACGACGCGGTGGCGGAGTTGTCCCGGCTCGGGCAGGGTTTGCGCGAGGTCCTGCTGCGCACGACGCTGCGCGACCAGCTCGGCGGGTGA
- a CDS encoding FHA domain-containing protein: MDGVFCNNCGHRNPAGANFCSSCGAVLTARSSDATVTLHPVDAQGESGDEELSVPMPDRPSGAGLLVVKRGPNAGTRFDLVSDVTRAGRHPESDIFLDDITVSRRHAEFQKSHGGYTVRDVGSLNGTYVNRERIEEAVLSSGDEVQIGKFKLVYLAAADE; encoded by the coding sequence GTGGACGGCGTGTTCTGCAACAACTGCGGGCATCGCAACCCGGCCGGCGCCAACTTCTGCTCGTCGTGCGGCGCGGTGCTCACTGCCAGGTCCTCGGACGCCACCGTGACGCTGCACCCCGTCGACGCCCAGGGCGAGTCGGGCGACGAGGAGCTCAGCGTGCCGATGCCCGACCGGCCGAGCGGCGCGGGGCTGCTCGTCGTCAAGCGGGGCCCCAACGCCGGCACCCGGTTCGACCTCGTCTCTGACGTCACGCGCGCCGGGCGGCACCCGGAGAGCGACATCTTCCTCGACGACATCACCGTGTCGCGCCGGCACGCCGAGTTCCAGAAGAGCCACGGCGGCTACACCGTGCGCGACGTGGGCTCGCTCAACGGCACGTACGTGAACCGCGAGCGCATCGAGGAGGCCGTGCTGTCCTCGGGCGACGAGGTGCAGATCGGGAAATTCAAGCTTGTCTACCTGGCGGCGGCCGACGAGTGA
- the gcvH gene encoding glycine cleavage system protein GcvH has translation MHVPDDRRYTTDHEWALLVDGKVRVGITDYAQDALGDVVFVDLPAVGAHVEAGGALGEVESTKSVSEIYAPVGGDVAAVNGALADAPELLNTDPYGEGWIGEITPADPGALHGLLDAAAYTALISA, from the coding sequence ATGCACGTGCCCGACGACCGGAGGTACACGACCGACCACGAGTGGGCACTGCTCGTCGACGGCAAGGTGCGCGTGGGCATCACCGACTACGCCCAGGACGCGCTGGGCGACGTGGTCTTCGTCGACCTGCCCGCCGTGGGAGCGCACGTGGAGGCGGGTGGCGCGCTGGGCGAGGTCGAGTCGACGAAGTCGGTGTCGGAGATCTACGCGCCGGTGGGTGGGGACGTCGCCGCCGTGAACGGTGCGCTGGCGGACGCGCCCGAGCTGCTCAACACGGACCCCTACGGGGAGGGGTGGATCGGCGAGATCACCCCGGCTGACCCCGGCGCGCTCCACGGCCTGCTCGATGCGGCGGCCTACACGGCGCTCATCTCGGCCTAG